The sequence below is a genomic window from Acidobacteriota bacterium.
CGCCGTACCGCTCGCTCGAGACGACGCGCCCGGGCCAGCCGGCGCCGTCCCGGTGGAGCCCCGCATGCCCTGGGCGAATGCCGACGGTGATGTCGCGGCAGAACTCCTCGGCGATGCGGCCCGCCAGCGACACGGTCCGGTTGCCGAGCAGGATGGCCTGCCCGTCCTTCTCCAGGATGGCCGGCACGAGGTTGATCCGAGGCTGGCCGAAGAGCCGGGCCACGAACTCGTTGGCAGGCCGGTCCAGCACCTCGGCCGGCGTACCGGCCTGCACGATGCGGCCGCGGTCCAGGACCGCGATCCGGCCGGAGACGGCCAGTGCGTCGTCGCCGTCGCGCGTCGCGTATATCAGAGTCCGGTGCTCGGGTTGCGAACGCAGGTTGCGCAGACCGCGCACGAACGCGCGACGGGCGCCGGCATCGCCGAACGCCCGGTCGCCGCTCAAGTCGTCCATGAGCAACAGATCCGGCAGGCTCTCGTCGTTCGGGGCAGCTCCCTCCCAGCCAACCCTCCGCACCGTTCCGTCTTCGGACGTAATGGTGAAGTGCACGTTGTCGGCGCCCTCAGACCAGCCGCCGGACCGCTCCCGCTCAGAACCGTCGAGCGCCATGTTCGGAAACGCGTAGCGGCGGATAGCAACCCCGCGCCATCTTTCAGTGCGCCACTGCGGCGGAAAGGCGTCGCCGGGACTGCCGAAACGCCACCCCCGGACGAGTCCCGGCCTCGTCTGGCCCGGCTCACGCTGATCGTCCGAGCCCATGAACACGCCATCGCGTCCGTCCGAGCGCCTGCCGATGAACCTGAGCAGGGCCGACTTGCCGGCGCCCGCCGGCCCGACCACGGACACGATCTCACCCGGTCGCGCATACAGGGAAACACGGTCGAGAATCGGTCTGGACGAGCCTTCGTCCTGTCGGGTGATCTTGTCGAGGAAGAGGTACATCACACGCGCCCGAGGCGGCGAGACCCCATGGTACACTTTCGAATGCCCGCCGAAGAAGACCTGACCTGGGGCCGATCCACGGTCGAGACGGCCTGCCCCCTCGACT
It includes:
- a CDS encoding ABC transporter ATP-binding protein, which gives rise to MYLFLDKITRQDEGSSRPILDRVSLYARPGEIVSVVGPAGAGKSALLRFIGRRSDGRDGVFMGSDDQREPGQTRPGLVRGWRFGSPGDAFPPQWRTERWRGVAIRRYAFPNMALDGSERERSGGWSEGADNVHFTITSEDGTVRRVGWEGAAPNDESLPDLLLMDDLSGDRAFGDAGARRAFVRGLRNLRSQPEHRTLIYATRDGDDALAVSGRIAVLDRGRIVQAGTPAEVLDRPANEFVARLFGQPRINLVPAILEKDGQAILLGNRTVSLAGRIAEEFCRDITVGIRPGHAGLHRDGAGWPGRVVSSERYGERSLVTVATEGVRVRALADEPFDADERVVVRILPKHFIVFDDRGVRLDQL